aaaaacattcaggtacataatttcaatgcataaatattcagtgctagaaattcaatcaactttttatttcaacccccgatggcacagatttacttccatagtctTTTCAACTGgccaaaaagtgcgtgaaacatcaacgtgctagaaacgggtaaatttattgattatgtgtcatgttgtaacgtaaggttgaaagagaagcgataatatcattaagattatcataataatgaatgaagtggtcggcgaaatttggtctacgcaaagacgtgatttcaacgcatttaagattgtTCTTAAaccgtcatgaatatggaaatacagagtgtgagtctgttacgccgccacccccggctcgggagaggaggtggggcgtaacaatatgctttaaggacaaaataatgcgggccgtttcaaacattagttgtaaacacgtaactctgctcacatctgtaacgcgcatgcgcaagttcttagacgcttgcagagcttccaccgggtgcagcgcgaggggaagtgtgtccgggagcagagcgacgtgaacgggctgatacaaccacggctaccggccccaatacgtgagtgtttgaatgaagcacacctggaactatgaccagttattttacttgtgctgcccactcgatacgggaaagactgttattttggtaagctagttagcgttagcgccgatagtttgctagttagtgTGGTATGTTGGATCGAACACTCGGTGCTCgattgtgtttgactgtcaCTACGAGTTCTGTGATCGTTGGTTCGGGTCTGACAGAGGAGTATGGAATTTACCGCCAGTAAAAGTACGTTGTCCATGCCCCATCCTCGTCTCCGTGAGTTTGTATCTAACAGTGATTTAGATAACCTACACGAGTACCCGACAACTataacagtatatatatatatagagcatAAAGCCACAACAGTTAGCAtactagcttggagcatgctagctcggagcatgctagcgttcaacatgaactggaccaaaagtaaacatcatagagtattttccgtatgtttggtgttgcttatgcgttaggttgttgctgtacgcatatcatattattgccttTCCCATttaatgtagaaaatacacgtttttaaagcaacgcggcctaaacacagattgcaggtgaattcaacaagttgtggcctttaaacaagctagccacaacattgtaagttactgcatgattaaagcaacattgtaaagtatggtactgtataatatacctggaaatgttactccagaaatgccataaattgtttatgtCATAAGTAATCAAtccataaataagggttctaaaacacctgctgctgttatcattattagtcacttttttattactgtcattataaacccaaattacacactttgccttttccctgaagtctttcttctttcctcctcacaggttcctgtggatggaggttacatctgatggagtttgtccctgcagttgtccttaCACCTgatgtactactctgaatatttgaataatttctgtcgtaggaattgaacgtactgtacatctttaagttgttctttctgtacacacctactcctccgctgttctcccttgggttttgtccagttgagttttacgtgtgccgatgtgatggttttgggacacaatgctgcatgtttatagactgtaaagctccctcatgcttatttttcattttgggttgaacaaaattaaattaaatgatttgaatttgaattgaattaacatgttgactagaggaatctgcaactgaggggtgttctgcacattctgaattattgaagtgacgatgagggagacggagctgatttcaggtatacgatccggattcaagtgactcagactCAGactcttgttacagaatctgaaaatgaagtgccaatgaatcagaaaaatggtttacaaacacaaaattctaaactaactggttcatgttgttgctccactcataatttcatagtttattttcacaaaatataatttatttttgtattctgttttgtataggaaaagtgtttagtgttatattgatatgaataaatacaaattaatcaaattgtgttgaccttgttatgggctgttgacatgattgacaactgtcaacagttgattgtgtgtaacttgtacttttccagcgagcaagtTATCCGttgaaaaaacgtttaaaagacgtctatggcccgacgttgaaaattggtttaaaagtgaaagttgtttcaacgtctattcgtagacgttgaaaagacgtctctgtttagacccgttttcaacgtgatttttaataatggtggtaaacgcacaaatgtggacgtcatttctttttacacctataaaataatgctatagcacaaagtagaggacgacattttaccgtattaaaaatcacgttgatatgtggtctaaatatagacgtcttttcaacgtctacgaatagacgttgaaacaactttcacttttaaaccattttgcaacatcttttcaacgtcggtcatagacgttgattcaacgtcttctcaaccaaaaaatgttcacatgcatgtgagatgatgcttcatgattagatgatgatgtgatgatgtaatctcagtgtttctttcagttcacatcagcagagaagaaagtctcctgaacccagatgtgtgtccatgaagagtcatCATTCTATTGATCATCTGATtgacttcaaagatgatcagtctatTGATCATTTCATTAACTTCAAAGATGGACGCCGTTCTTATGACCCACAGTAAGTTcttaaacagatgaagaagtgTTCAGATCGTCGTTAAtgaatcacagaaatgttcgttcattgtttaaagtgttgtttctATGACGATCCATCATGACAGAACTCCTTATCTCCATCTAACTGGTCCTTATGTGTTAAAGTgtgaatcattaactgtaaacatccTCAGATGTAAACGCAATGTGAGCTAGTTCCTCCACATCAGGATCAGCAGAGGTCACATCTGGAGACAGCTGCAGGTCTCTGGAGACAGATGACTGGGACTGATCATGTGATTAGAATGAACTCAGTGCTCTgtggaccagctgacgtggtctcTGGACTCCATGCAGAGGTTTGGAGGAAGTATCCTCAGTAGACTCTGTTGTGGGTCTGCTGCCTTTTCCCCTCTGGCTGTCTTTTCTCCACCTGCAGAGGCGTGGCCTTCCAGGCTACACAGCTGTACCTCATCCAGCAATCTCCCCTACAGCATTTAGACCTGGGCTGCTCACCTCTCCGGCGCCAGATCGTTGAATTCCACTACGTGGTAACGTTGGCTCCGTACGACTAAGACCCCACCAGTAGCTCTACTTTCTGACCTCTGTTTCTCTCACCACAGATCCGACTACCCCCCTGGTTCCTCCCTGCTGCGCTGCATGTCACCCCAACGACCACGACATCTCCATTTGGACTTCCCACCGGGTTGCCAGACCTGTACTTTTAAGCTGAGCATTAAAACTATTCTGATTCACCAGTTGGCGTCCTGTGTGGGATTTCTGTGTGCTGGGTCATACTAAGCCGCCGCAACAGACTCTGTGAAAAGATCCAAAGACTAGTTTCATAAGATCTAAGGAGACTTCTAGAGGTCAGGGGACGGACTAAAGAGGTTTGGAGTAGTTCCATAAGACTTTGTACCAGATGCAGAGGTCTGGAGACGTTGTTTTTATGACCCACAGTAAGAACTGAAAACAGATGAAACTGACGGCtgtcactcaactaataaactgtccgtcatcagtcttcagcatctggtttccatggtgatcaatcatgacagaagcCAATACCTTTGCCTAATGTTGTCTTGGTGTTGATGGTAcaaacaccatgtgagctgatagttcatgttcctccacagagaggaccaggagagctcagaggttcccacagagtctgtccagcagcatcaaacccacctggacttcatggtgtgtacatgaacaactacttaaacatctcaaagttcaccatcatctccatgctgcactttgtagaccagtggattgtccacctgtccaacatggacctgatggtggtttccatggttctagttggtgtcattcatagaatactctgttccagctgctggaggagaacatcctcacctttgtgaagaacgagctgaagaagatccagaaggttttgagttcagattacccagaatgcttagtgaaagaggatgaggaggtgctggatgaagagcaggggaggagcagagaggcatttgtgaagatctcagtgcacttcctgaggagaatgaagcaggaggagctggctgagcgtctgcagagcagtaagagggtttctctaaagacttgctgatgttgtggattcatttattcttaGTTTCAACTATTTTTTAAGTATTCTCTAACTTACTGACTTGATCTATCTGACTCGTAATGAGaacccacacaccctcacagaccAAGAACCTTCAGTAACACACATAGAACACACTGGAGACCTGAATTCTTCAAGTCAGAGATTTATTGGAGCCACAAATAAACCGAGCTCTTTCCAGAAAGACACCAACGACGTGATGATACAACACATTAGTTCATACATTTTTTGACCATTGGATTGAGTGAAGCTCTCCCCCTCAATCCAACTACgtaactctcctcctgttgttgtCGTCCTACTATTCTTCCTCTCGTCCTTCACTAGTCCTTCTATCTGGTTGTTGATGCTGGACTAACTGGCTCAGTCTGGTCAGCTGAccctcctgttctcctcctagtgtctacatacacacacacatgaggctGGTGTCTCTGCACCATCTCGTCCTAAACCCCAGTGTCACCATGACTCCTGGCTCCTGAGGAAAGGACATGTTGAAATCTATTCTGTGACTCATTGATCTTCtctgttgtcttcattcaggacttcTTGCTCcagtttgtcagcgtgaactcaaatccaacctggagaagaagttccagtctgtgtttgagggcatcgctaaagcaggaaacccaacccttctgaatgagatctacacagagctctacatcacagagggagggactgcagaggtcaatcaagaacatgaggtcagacagattgaaacagcatccaggagaccagACAGACCagaaaccaccatcagacaagGAGATctcctcaaagcctcagctggaggagaagaaccaatcagaacagtgatgactaagggagtggctggcattgggaaaacagtcttaacacagaagttcactctggactgggctgaagacaaagaccaccaggacatacagttcacatttccattcaccttcagagagctgaatgtgctgagagagaagaagttcagcttggtgggacttgttcatcacttcttcagtgaaaccagagcagcaggaatctgcaggtttcaagagttccaggttgtgttcatctttgacggtctggatgagtgtcgacttcctctggacttccacaacaatgagatcctgactgatgtcacagagacctcctcagtggatgtgctcctcacaaacctcatca
This is a stretch of genomic DNA from Pungitius pungitius chromosome 7, fPunPun2.1, whole genome shotgun sequence. It encodes these proteins:
- the LOC134132179 gene encoding protein NLRC3-like, which encodes MKQEELAERLQSRLLAPVCQRELKSNLEKKFQSVFEGIAKAGNPTLLNEIYTELYITEGGTAEVNQEHEVRQIETASRRPDRPETTIRQGDLLKASAGGEEPIRTVMTKGVAGIGKTVLTQKFTLDWAEDKDHQDIQFTFPFTFRELNVLREKKFSLVGLVHHFFSETRAAGICRFQEFQVVFIFDGLDECRLPLDFHNNEILTDVTETSSVDVLLTNLIRGNLLPSARLWITTRPAAANQIPPECVGMVTEVSGFTDPQKEEYFKMRFRDEEQSQV